A window of Streptomyces sp. NBC_01241 genomic DNA:
CCATTGAAACTGACGCAGTGTCAGATCGGAAGGGTTGGGGCGAAGACGTTTGAAGTATCGCTGCTCGGGGCGGGGGACGTGGTCCTACGAGCCCGGTAATTCCACCACGTGGGAGCAGAGCGTGCGGCTCGACATCGAGGGCTGCTCCTTCGCCGGTGACTCCGACGGCCGGCGGATCAGCGGCACGTCGGACCGGCCCGAACTCGACCGGGAGTACGGCGATCCGGACTCACCGGGCTGGTACACGCTCAGCCGGTGACCGGCCCCCGAGCCCGCCCGAGCCGGTGCCGGGGTCGGGGCGGGCGTTGGCGGTCAGCTACCGGCGGCGTACGTCACGAAGTGCGCCCATGCGGCGGGGGCTACGGCGAACCGGGGGCCCTGCGCGTTCTTCGAGTCGCGGACGTGGACGGTGCTGGGGGTGGTGGCGACCTCGACGCAGTCGTTGCCGCTGCTGCTGTCGCTGTAGCTGCTCTTGAGCCACTCCAGCGCGGTGCCTTCCCCCACTGAGGTCTTTCGGGTCATGTCTCTCCCCGCACTTGCTCGATGAAGGCCAGCGACTCCCCTGGCGCGAGAGCCTGGGCCCGGATCATCCCATATCGCAGCTCGAGGATCCGAAGCTGTTTCGGGTCGGAGACCGGGCGACCGTTGAACGCGCCTTCTGAGCGTCCCACGGCTGTGCCGTCCCCGAACTTCAGCACCTCGATCCCGCCGTCCAGCCCAGGGTGGGTCTCACAGTTGAGGGGCATTACTTGTAGTGAGACGTTGCGCAACCGGCCCACCTCCAAGAGGCGTTCGAGCTGGCGGCGCCATTCCATTCTGCCCCCGATGGGGCGTCGCAGAGCCGCCTCTTCCTGAACGAAGCTGAGCGCCGGCGCGGGTGAGCGGTCGGAGATCGAGCGGCGGGCGATGCGTGCTGCCACACCTCGCTCCACCTCGTTCCGGGAGTACGCGGGCTGCCGCGTCTCCAACAACACCCGGGCGTGCCCTTCCGTTTGCAGCAGGCCGTGAACGCCGTGGTTGGCATACACGGCGACCTCGACCGCCCGCGCCTCCATCCGCGCCAGATCCCGGATCTTCTTCGGGTACCGGACCTCCGCCACGTCCTTCTTCATTGCGGCGATCAGCCCGCCCGCGCCCAACACCTCGTCCGCCCTGTCCAGATACTCCTGGCGCGGAATCCGTTTCCCGGCCTCGACCTTGTAGACCTGGTCCTCCCCGTACCCGATCGCCACGCCGAACTCGACCGCCCGCATGCCGGCCGCCTCGCGTCGCAGTCTCAGCTGCCGCCCCACCGTGGCGACGACCGCCGCACCCGACTCGTCGTCCGGGTCGACGTCCCAACCGGGCTCGTCCGCCTCGCCCCCGGGCCGTTCCGTACCGTTTGTATCCACCCGCATCCGCGCCACCTCCGACGTGCCGTTACACCTTGACGCCCTCTACCCGCACGCCCCCTCTGGACAGCCCGGACAGCTCCGGACAACCACCGGACGGTCACCGTACG
This region includes:
- a CDS encoding helix-turn-helix domain-containing protein; the encoded protein is MRVDTNGTERPGGEADEPGWDVDPDDESGAAVVATVGRQLRLRREAAGMRAVEFGVAIGYGEDQVYKVEAGKRIPRQEYLDRADEVLGAGGLIAAMKKDVAEVRYPKKIRDLARMEARAVEVAVYANHGVHGLLQTEGHARVLLETRQPAYSRNEVERGVAARIARRSISDRSPAPALSFVQEEAALRRPIGGRMEWRRQLERLLEVGRLRNVSLQVMPLNCETHPGLDGGIEVLKFGDGTAVGRSEGAFNGRPVSDPKQLRILELRYGMIRAQALAPGESLAFIEQVRGET
- a CDS encoding DUF397 domain-containing protein — encoded protein: MTRKTSVGEGTALEWLKSSYSDSSSGNDCVEVATTPSTVHVRDSKNAQGPRFAVAPAAWAHFVTYAAGS